Within the Bacillus pumilus genome, the region CTTCATTGTAGGCGTTCTCTGAAGACATACTTCGCGAATCGGTATCCACAATCAGCACATCCTCCTTATACTGGTCAATGTCGCCAAATGACGACTGAAAAAGCACAGAAGCTGTTAAACCCGCTTTCACAAATTGAACGCCCGTATCGTTAGCACCAGTTAAATCATCCGCCATAATGATCACCTTTTGCTCTAAATTCGCTCCTTTTTTTAATAGATCGTTTGTCATATAGACACCTCGGCCTCATTGCGTATTATTCCTTTAGCTTTCTCCATAGCGTTGTACGGTTAATATTTAACCGCTTTGCCGCTTTTGATTGATTCATATTCTCTTCTTCCAGCACTGTCTTGATTATTCGTCTTTCAATTTCATCGAGCGTTCCATTCAAGTAGCTAGACAGCTGCTTTTCTTCATTTTCAAAAGCGAGTTGATTCATCACTGCCTTTGCCTCATTCAAAGTGATATATCCACTTTTTGTCGTCAGCACTAGTTCCTCAATGATCCGTTTGAACTGCCTGACGTTTTCTCTAAATTTCTTGTGTTGAAAGGCTTCAATCACATCTACTGACAACCCAACAACCTGCGTCCCGTATAGAGAATTCAGCTCTGCAATAAATAACCTGCTTATATCTTCAATATCTTCTGGGCGTTCAGACAACGGAGGGACATGAATCGTGAGCTCCTGCAAGCACGTATATAATTCCTCACTAAACGTTCCAGATTGCATCAATTTGAATAAGTCCACTGTCGTTCCAGCTATCCAGCGAATATTCTGATGATGATGTATCTGCCCTGCAATGAGTAGCTGTAACTCCATTGGAACGCACTCAATATCCTTCAGAAACATCGTCCCTTTTTGGTAAAGAGGAATTGAACGCACGTCATCCGGCTCTGTTATATGTCTGCAATGAACTGTCGTAAAGCTCTCATTTTTTCTCTCGCTCATTTGATGAATTGCGAAAGCAAGGCTTGATTTGCCACTTCCTTGTTCACCATAGAGACAAATCGATCGGGATGTCTGACTGAACGCTTTTGCCCTTTTGATTACCCCTTGCATTTTCGGGTTTTGCTCTGTAAAAAAGGAAAATGGATGCTCTGAGTGAACAGGTGATGCAAGCGTCCATATACGATGATCCTCTCGATTCATCACAGTAGAAGGCTTTTCAATCGTGACAAGCAATTCTCCTTTCGAGAGTATGTTTCCTTTAACATGCCATTCTTGCTGCTGATGGGATATTTGAGAAAAGCCATTTTGTTTTCCTTCTCGAATCGCCTTGATGGCAGGTTCAAGTGCTGGGCACCATGCAATCACATCATCATGAGGAAAAAACGGTGCAAATAATCCTTTTTCCATCCAATGTTTCATTTGTTGATTCATAAAATAAAGCTGATTTTGTGGATTGATGATTAGCATGCCTTTTGGAGCTTGATCAATCATTTCACGAAAAAGACGCTGCTCTGCTGTTGCCTCTTTATATAAACGATACATTTGTTTCGCTTGATGAAATGCTTCTTTGACCGATTCACGACCTGATGTAATGAGCATACTTTGCATTCCCAGCTCCTTGGCCGCTTTATCTGTAATCACATCTCCAAGCACAACTTTTGTGCCTTGTTCTTGTAATTGTTTTAAAAGATCCCATACCTCTTCCTCTTGCTGTATGGTGTAAATATCGATTTTAATCCCATATAGATCACCTATGGTGCGTACACCTTGTGTAATATTTTCAAAACCCACGACCGCTTTTTGCCCGTGATAATCTTTTATCAGCGTTAACGCACGGAGCAAGTCGTATCCTGACACAGGGATATCAACTACTGGGATATTAACATGCTGTTGAATGAGCGCAGCTGTTCCGCCTCGGCTCATAATGATATCCATTCCCTCAGCCTCTGCTTGTTCTGCAAGAGCAACACCAGACCTAAGATCTCCTACTTCAAGTTGGAATGTGATATTTTTTTCTTCTTTGGCAAGATCGATTAATACATCGCCCAATCCTTTATACGGCGCCACACCTAACACTTTGATATTCATGAAAAGGACCCCCATTTTTTATCTCTTCATCGTGAGACATACATTGAGGGAGTCCAGCCGTTAGAAAATGGGGACAACCCTCCAAACATTAATTATAAATGAAGCAAATGAGGGTTACAATTCAAGGAAACAGTGCCCTCTTGTGGTTAATGTGAGCGGATTGCCCATCCTTCTGACACACACACATATTTAATCGCCTGCCGATAATACGTAAATGCAATATGCAGCTTCCCATCTTTTCCTTCTGTGATGGATGGATAGGAATATTCGCGATTTAGTTTATCCTTTGAATTGTTTGTCATGGCATATCCATCACCCACTTCAAGGTTACGTCTGATAGGCCATGTTTCGCCATTATCCACCGATACCGCCAATGTCATTGGTGCTCGCGGAGTTCCCCAAAAAGCTGGACGTGCTTCTGTATCAACGGCTGTACGCGTATCGCCTTCATCCTCGATTTCATCATATAAAGAAGCTCTTCTTTCTGTTTGCTCATCCGCATTGATATGGTTATAGACGAGAGCAAGATGACCATTATTGAGTACTGTAAATTGAATGGATGAGTTATTATTTGGCAGCTCTGTTGCCTTAGGATCAGACCATGTCCGTCCATGATCGACGGAACGGCTGATATAAATTGAATCAGCAAACCTGCTTCTAAATAGGGCAAGAAGAGAACCATCTGCACACTTTCCAATATTCATATGAACATAGCCCGTGCTGTTTGGTACAATGACTTCCTCCCACGTTTTTCCTTGATCACCTGAAATCTTCACAGCACTGACATCACGGTTCCCTGTCCATTTCACGCCTGGAATCGTCTTACAATAGAAGACGGGTAGCAGCCAATCTTGATTATCTAGTACAACGATCGGCTGACGAATAAACGTCCCTGGCTGATCAAACAGAGTATCAATCTCTCCCCATGTCTCTCCTCTATCCTCTGACAATCGGTATCTCACAATCGCTGTATCTTGATTCCCGGATAGCTGCGCTGTGTAAAGAAGCCATAGTCTGCCATCTTTTTCTTGAAACAAAACTGGATTTTGTTCTGAACGGGTCGGGTCGCTGGACAACTTCACTGCCTTTGTCCACTTGTTACTCCCACGCTTGAGCCTTGACATATAGATTGAGATATCAGGTATCCCCTCCTGTGTCCCGCCAAACCACACACATAATACATCTCCATTATCCATCTCCACGATATTAGCTGCATGATTTTGTACGCACTCTGTTGGCAGAAAGGCTTCTTTTCTCTCTGTATCTTGTTTATTTAGTCGCAATATTCCATCTATTTTAATTATGGACTCTTCTTTTGTCATGATAATTCTCCTTTCAATGGTTGATCCTTTTTAGCAGGCGGGCTGAAAAATCGGTCGATCACCAGCACAAGGAAAGGAATGATAATGGCGATATACATATTATCGATTCCGAATGGATTATCGAGCAAATACCAAACCGTCGTGGCAATCCCTGAAGCAGCTAGACCAATAGTTGCCCCTCTATTTGAATTAAAGTAAGGCAAGTAAAAACCCATTGCCGCTACAACAGCGATTGATGTTCGAAGCGCTCTTGTAAAAAAGGAAAGAGACAGCAGTTCTGGTGCAAGGGCTACTCCTACTAGAGGCACAATTCCAACGAATACAGCCACATACCTTGTCATTTTCATTCGCTGCTCGGGTGTTGGTTTCATTTTCGGTACATAAAAATCATCAATGATTAACGTTGTGGTAGCAAGCGCAACCGTTGATACACCGACAAAAATAGATGCTACAAGCGAAGTTGCCACAATCGCACTTAAAATCGGATTCATGTGCTGTAAAAAGACAGGGAATGCATAAATAGGATCTATGTCTGGATACAAATAACGTGATGCGACACCAATTACACCGATCGCAATAGCAAGCGGTAAACAAAGCAACGCCGCATAAAGCGTTGATTTCTTCGCCTCACGCTCACTTTTCGACGAAGTGATCGCTTGAATGATAAACTGCGTGGCAAAAATGGCTCCCATGTTTCCAATAAACCAAGCTCCAATTGTCCCCCAGCCAATTGTCCCGTCCCATGTAAAGAAATGATCAGGCAGGGTTTGTTTCATTGGTTCAAAGCCTTTCGTTAAATAAAGGGCTACCCCTAGTGTAATTAATATCCCCGCATACTTTACGGTCGAATGAAGGATCGTGACCCATGCTACCCCTTTCATTCCCCCGAATGTAAAATAAAATGTACTCACAACCGCCGTAATGATTGCACAGGTTATTAAAGGCAGCCCCAGAATGGATGCAATGGCAGCTGATCCACTCAAATAGTTTCCTAGATTCACAAGCAGCAAAGCGGCAATCATAATGACTGACACAACAAGTTTCGTTGATTTCCCAAACTTCTGATCAATAATACCAGAAATGGTATATTGGCCTGTTCGATAAAACTTACCGACTAAGAAAAAGGAAAAAATAAAAAAAGCAATGGCGACGGTTACAATAGACCATGAAGCAGAAAGCCCATGCGTAAAGGCGGATTCTGCTGTTCCAACAGTAGATTTCGTTCCAATGAATTCACTCATGAGCAAAATACCGACAACAATGGCTGGAAGTGATTTAGCGGCATTGTTAAATTCTGAATTAGACTTACTGCGGAAACGCATCGTCAGCCAAGTCGTAAACAGAATATAGATAATAATGACGATTAAAATAAATGTGATAACAGAACTGCTTAAGACATTCACTTAAGATCCCCCTTTGTGTGCAAGCCGTGTGCTGCAACTTCTGATCCCCATCATCCCAGTGACATATGAAGTGTTATGCGCCAAGCAGTTTCATGTATACCTGTTCGATATCGGATATAGACATTGGCTTTGGATTGTTGTCCATTAACCTCCTTACCTCTGAAGCTGCTTGAGCAAGTGCAGGCACATCCTCTTTGGACACACCAAAAGCTTTGAGTTGTTGAGGAATGTGTAGATCCGCTGTCCACGCTTCAATCTGACGCACTACTTGCTCTGCAAGCGGTCGCTTAGCATCTGTCTTCGCAATCCCGATCACTCCTGCTACCTGTTCCAGCCGATCAATGATGTGATCTGCGTTAAAAGCCGTCACATGAGGAAGTAGCATAGAATTAGCAACACCGTGAGAAATCTTGTATTTCCCCCCTAATGGATAAGCCATGGCATGAACAGCCGCAGTCCCTGCACTTGTCAGTGCCATTCCCCCATACATTGCACCAACAAGCATATCTTCTCTTGCCTTCATATTCTCTCCGTGATGATATGCCTCCTGAATACTTCCTGAAATCAGCCGCATTGATTCAAGCGCAAACATATCACTGAATGGATTTGCTTTATTTGAAATATACGATTCAAGCGCATGTGTAAACGCGTCCATCCCTGTAGCTGCGGTAATAGCCTTTGGCAAGTTGAGAGTTAGAGCTGGATCTAAGATTACAAGGTCTGGTAGAAGGTGCGGGCTGACCATTCCAATTTTCAGTTCCTTCTCTGGAAAGGTCACAATTGCGTTAGGTGTCACCTCAGAACCCGTACCAGAGGTTGTCGGAATCAGAATCGTTGGAACCCCTCTTCTTTTGACAAGATTGGTGCCAACGAGAGCAGATATCGGCTCATCGTTCGTCTTAAGCACAGCTAAAATCTTTGCAGCATCAAGTACACTCCCTCCACCAATCCCAATAATGGCATCATGCTCCCCTTGTAAAAATGTCTGAAATACCTCTTCTATATTTTCTTCTGTTGGTTCCGGTTTAATCGCTGTACTGATCTCACTTGTGATTCCTTTTTTCGTAAGTTCACTTTTGATGTGATCTGCATAACCAAGTGATACGATGGATGGCTGTGTTAATATAAAAATGGATGTGAGTCCGCTCAGCCCTAATCCATCTAACTTCTCCCCAAGAAGATCTAAAGAATGCGCGCCAGATACGATGTGCGATGCCGTCTGAAAGTGATAATGCGTGATTGTCATCTCTTCACTACTCCTTTACTGAGTTCACTTGCAAGCGATAGTTCTCTACCATTTGTGCCACCGTTTCTAATGCTTCCCCGGAAAGCTCTTTTACAGGACTCTTTGGCGGTCCAACTGGTATCCCCGAAAGCTCTGCTGCCTTTTTCAAAGGTGCTGGTAATGTCCCTAAAGAAAAAGTCGCTCTTAATGGCTGCAATTGCTGCTGGAGGTGCTCACTTTGGTTAAATTCCCCTTTTTGAAAAGATTCATAGAGTCCAACGACCGTTTCAGGAAGCACATTTGCCGTTGCCGCTACTGCCCCTGCTCCGCCGAGTTTCAATGTCTCTAAAATAAGTGAGTCTGTACCTGCAAGGACGACAAAATCTTCGTCTTTTGTTACATCCAGATAAGCCTTGATATTTTCAATGTTGCCACTGCTATCTTTAATGCCTAACACATTTGGAAGTATACTGAGCCGCGCAACCGTCTCTGGTGCAAGAGATACCCCTGTTCTCGATGGAATGTTATAAAGCAGAATCGGAATATTCACATTCTCAGATATGTGGCGAAAGTGCTCATACAGCTCTTCTTGGGTTGGTGCAACAAAGTAAGGTGTAATGATAGACAGAACATCTACCCCTAGATCTGCCAGTTTGTTTGACAGACTGATGGTTGCCTCCGTACTATTTTCGCCTGCTCCAATAAATACCGGCACTCGTCCTCCGACAGCATTCACCACTGTTTCAGCAATTTGAAGCTTTTCTTCCTCTGAAAACAAATGAAACTCGCCATTTGTGCCTAAGGCAAAGATGCCGTGTACACCTGAGTCGATCAAACGATTCACTAATTGTTTTGTCACTTCTGAATGAAACTGTTCCCCTTTTGTAAGCGGTGTCAAAATAGCTGGTATGATTCCGTGAATATTCAAATCATCCTCCCTCTCTTTTATGTTGCATTTTTAAACACTATATTATTTAAACGCTTTCATGTTTCTTATTATAAAAGAATTTTGATTTATTTAGCAACATATTTTAGGTTTTTTCCTATATTCAGTTCATTTCTTATGATAATTGTTGATGTTTTCAACAAAAAAAGCGAACCAT harbors:
- a CDS encoding sigma-54-dependent Fis family transcriptional regulator gives rise to the protein MNIKVLGVAPYKGLGDVLIDLAKEEKNITFQLEVGDLRSGVALAEQAEAEGMDIIMSRGGTAALIQQHVNIPVVDIPVSGYDLLRALTLIKDYHGQKAVVGFENITQGVRTIGDLYGIKIDIYTIQQEEEVWDLLKQLQEQGTKVVLGDVITDKAAKELGMQSMLITSGRESVKEAFHQAKQMYRLYKEATAEQRLFREMIDQAPKGMLIINPQNQLYFMNQQMKHWMEKGLFAPFFPHDDVIAWCPALEPAIKAIREGKQNGFSQISHQQQEWHVKGNILSKGELLVTIEKPSTVMNREDHRIWTLASPVHSEHPFSFFTEQNPKMQGVIKRAKAFSQTSRSICLYGEQGSGKSSLAFAIHQMSERKNESFTTVHCRHITEPDDVRSIPLYQKGTMFLKDIECVPMELQLLIAGQIHHHQNIRWIAGTTVDLFKLMQSGTFSEELYTCLQELTIHVPPLSERPEDIEDISRLFIAELNSLYGTQVVGLSVDVIEAFQHKKFRENVRQFKRIIEELVLTTKSGYITLNEAKAVMNQLAFENEEKQLSSYLNGTLDEIERRIIKTVLEEENMNQSKAAKRLNINRTTLWRKLKE
- a CDS encoding sodium:solute symporter family protein is translated as MNVLSSSVITFILIVIIIYILFTTWLTMRFRSKSNSEFNNAAKSLPAIVVGILLMSEFIGTKSTVGTAESAFTHGLSASWSIVTVAIAFFIFSFFLVGKFYRTGQYTISGIIDQKFGKSTKLVVSVIMIAALLLVNLGNYLSGSAAIASILGLPLITCAIITAVVSTFYFTFGGMKGVAWVTILHSTVKYAGILITLGVALYLTKGFEPMKQTLPDHFFTWDGTIGWGTIGAWFIGNMGAIFATQFIIQAITSSKSEREAKKSTLYAALLCLPLAIAIGVIGVASRYLYPDIDPIYAFPVFLQHMNPILSAIVATSLVASIFVGVSTVALATTTLIIDDFYVPKMKPTPEQRMKMTRYVAVFVGIVPLVGVALAPELLSLSFFTRALRTSIAVVAAMGFYLPYFNSNRGATIGLAASGIATTVWYLLDNPFGIDNMYIAIIIPFLVLVIDRFFSPPAKKDQPLKGELS
- the dapA gene encoding 4-hydroxy-tetrahydrodipicolinate synthase; amino-acid sequence: MNIHGIIPAILTPLTKGEQFHSEVTKQLVNRLIDSGVHGIFALGTNGEFHLFSEEEKLQIAETVVNAVGGRVPVFIGAGENSTEATISLSNKLADLGVDVLSIITPYFVAPTQEELYEHFRHISENVNIPILLYNIPSRTGVSLAPETVARLSILPNVLGIKDSSGNIENIKAYLDVTKDEDFVVLAGTDSLILETLKLGGAGAVAATANVLPETVVGLYESFQKGEFNQSEHLQQQLQPLRATFSLGTLPAPLKKAAELSGIPVGPPKSPVKELSGEALETVAQMVENYRLQVNSVKE
- a CDS encoding iron-containing alcohol dehydrogenase; this encodes MTITHYHFQTASHIVSGAHSLDLLGEKLDGLGLSGLTSIFILTQPSIVSLGYADHIKSELTKKGITSEISTAIKPEPTEENIEEVFQTFLQGEHDAIIGIGGGSVLDAAKILAVLKTNDEPISALVGTNLVKRRGVPTILIPTTSGTGSEVTPNAIVTFPEKELKIGMVSPHLLPDLVILDPALTLNLPKAITAATGMDAFTHALESYISNKANPFSDMFALESMRLISGSIQEAYHHGENMKAREDMLVGAMYGGMALTSAGTAAVHAMAYPLGGKYKISHGVANSMLLPHVTAFNADHIIDRLEQVAGVIGIAKTDAKRPLAEQVVRQIEAWTADLHIPQQLKAFGVSKEDVPALAQAASEVRRLMDNNPKPMSISDIEQVYMKLLGA
- a CDS encoding sialidase family protein: MTKEESIIKIDGILRLNKQDTERKEAFLPTECVQNHAANIVEMDNGDVLCVWFGGTQEGIPDISIYMSRLKRGSNKWTKAVKLSSDPTRSEQNPVLFQEKDGRLWLLYTAQLSGNQDTAIVRYRLSEDRGETWGEIDTLFDQPGTFIRQPIVVLDNQDWLLPVFYCKTIPGVKWTGNRDVSAVKISGDQGKTWEEVIVPNSTGYVHMNIGKCADGSLLALFRSRFADSIYISRSVDHGRTWSDPKATELPNNNSSIQFTVLNNGHLALVYNHINADEQTERRASLYDEIEDEGDTRTAVDTEARPAFWGTPRAPMTLAVSVDNGETWPIRRNLEVGDGYAMTNNSKDKLNREYSYPSITEGKDGKLHIAFTYYRQAIKYVCVSEGWAIRSH